One window of Candidatus Zixiibacteriota bacterium genomic DNA carries:
- a CDS encoding ABC transporter ATP-binding protein, producing MIRLNNIEKRYKTGKDFTYVLRQISFDVKEGEFVSIMGPSGAGKSTLLHIIGMLDDMSGGEYHFFDASVHELKEKKRSTLYKEYIGFIFQSYHLIDELTVYENLETPLLYKKVKGKDRKGMVCDILDRFNIVGKKDLFPSQLSGGHQQMVGIARALITNPRLLLADEPTGNLHSKHGEEIMDWFTRLNKEEGVTIIQVTHSEKNAAYGDRIITLQDGWIESDTAKT from the coding sequence TTGATTAGATTGAACAACATCGAAAAACGATACAAAACGGGGAAAGATTTCACTTATGTCCTGCGTCAAATTTCTTTTGATGTCAAAGAAGGCGAATTTGTCTCTATCATGGGCCCGTCGGGAGCCGGCAAATCAACGCTGTTGCATATTATCGGAATGCTTGACGATATGTCCGGAGGCGAGTATCATTTTTTCGACGCATCGGTCCATGAACTCAAAGAGAAGAAACGTTCCACCCTCTACAAAGAATACATTGGATTTATTTTCCAGAGTTATCATTTGATTGATGAATTGACCGTTTATGAAAATCTGGAAACGCCGTTATTGTATAAGAAAGTCAAAGGCAAAGACCGCAAGGGCATGGTTTGTGATATACTCGACCGATTCAATATCGTGGGTAAAAAAGATCTCTTCCCCAGTCAATTATCGGGCGGCCATCAGCAAATGGTCGGAATCGCCCGCGCCCTTATCACCAATCCTCGACTGCTTCTGGCCGACGAACCGACCGGTAATTTACATTCCAAGCATGGCGAAGAAATAATGGACTGGTTTACGCGCCTGAATAAAGAAGAGGGGGTAACTATTATCCAGGTAACTCATTCGGAAAAAAACGCCGCCTACGGCGATCGAATTATCACACTGCAGGACGGCTGGATAGAATCGGATACTGCCAAAACATAA
- a CDS encoding response regulator → MLIDKNIEDLAPDIVCSSVKATETRQEALRILIVDDDEQVIETLSKALEIIDVSTEIKTSLTGEGALKLLEFNSFDLVILDVNLPDIDGGDVLRFVRTQAKNATAKIIAISGVPNVLDSMLQLGADVSLSKPFKLCELTDNIKKLVNT, encoded by the coding sequence ATGTTGATAGATAAAAACATAGAGGATTTGGCTCCTGATATCGTATGTAGCTCCGTGAAAGCGACAGAAACCAGGCAAGAGGCGTTACGGATATTAATTGTCGATGATGATGAACAGGTGATCGAAACCCTTTCTAAGGCTCTCGAAATTATAGATGTTTCTACTGAAATAAAAACATCATTGACGGGTGAAGGAGCACTCAAATTATTAGAGTTTAATTCTTTCGATTTAGTTATTCTCGATGTCAATCTTCCGGATATAGACGGTGGTGATGTCCTGAGATTTGTCCGCACCCAGGCAAAAAACGCGACGGCGAAAATTATCGCAATTTCGGGAGTGCCCAACGTTCTCGATTCTATGCTTCAGTTAGGCGCCGACGTTAGCCTCTCAAAACCTTTTAAACTCTGCGAGCTGACGGATAACATTAAAAAGTTGGTGAATACCTGA
- a CDS encoding cytochrome c3 family protein: MIKRGKNRRELKGQWGMTLFGLKRSLAIAVALIMSLSWNQNIINAQSIDDCMVCHDDPDLTKDRDGSEVSLFIDTDRFTNSIHADLECVGCHSDLDGFDDFPHDENLEKVNCGECHDDIAEIYGQSLHGQMAAAGRKLGPQCQDCHSAHYVIPASVPGSQVDIFNIPFMCGRCHKEGTEVTQTYDIPQDSILSHYSLSIHGIGLLQQGLTVTAVCSDCHTAHSVLPHTDPRSSIHRDRIVKTCLQCHGRIELVHKKFIQGELWVKEPNKVPVCVDCHQPHEIRKVFYGEVSSAECMECHSNPDLKIIRDGEEISLFVDSDEVHNSAHRSTRCAQCHTGVSPNLKRSCETVVTKVDCSICHSEAVTIYSMSIHGTLAERGDQAAPSCVDCHGKHTIKKYQNPESPTFPTKIPQLCGQCHVRGGSAAVRREQRGEPSMADSYTMSIHGKGLLESGLVVTAMCTDCHTNHFELPKDDPRSSVHHDNVAQTCAKCHKGIYERFVNSIHSPSANDTDKPLPNCSQCHQSHSISRTDSEGFMHQIIGQCGNCHAEVTETYFDTHHGKVSRLGYDAAARCHDCHGSHDILPPVNTESRLSRQNIVETCGQCHEGSHRNFAGYLTHATHHDRDKYPILFYTFWVMTFLLVGTLMLAGTHTLMWLPRSIKAMKEHKEMMARARGRLHYRRFKRLHSVLHIMVIVSFLGLAVTGMVLKFSYLGWAQWLSNVLGGFDATSVIHRLCAIITFTYFGIHIFDFIRGKVKSGKSWKETLFSSNSMIPNKDDLKDLIATFKWFLGKGPRPDYGRWTYWEKFDYFAVFWGVAIIGSTGLILWFPEFFTLFLPGWIINVATIIHSDEALLATAFIFTIHFFNTHFRPDKFPMDTVIFTGRMTVEELRLERPREYRELLGSRKFKKRLTQPLPPVLVKAAKVFGSVALFTGITLILLIIYAVIFGYR; this comes from the coding sequence TTGATTAAACGCGGAAAAAACAGGCGAGAATTGAAAGGCCAATGGGGAATGACTCTTTTTGGACTTAAACGGAGCCTAGCCATAGCGGTTGCTTTGATAATGTCTCTTAGCTGGAATCAGAATATCATCAATGCGCAATCAATCGATGATTGTATGGTGTGCCATGATGATCCTGATTTAACTAAGGATCGCGACGGAAGCGAAGTTTCTCTCTTTATTGATACTGATAGATTTACGAATTCAATACACGCCGATCTGGAATGCGTTGGTTGCCATTCCGATCTTGACGGTTTTGATGATTTCCCCCATGACGAAAATCTTGAAAAGGTTAATTGCGGCGAGTGCCATGATGATATAGCCGAGATTTATGGCCAGAGTCTTCATGGTCAGATGGCTGCGGCCGGCCGCAAACTGGGCCCGCAATGTCAGGACTGCCATAGCGCCCATTATGTTATTCCCGCCTCGGTTCCCGGCTCACAAGTGGATATATTTAATATTCCTTTTATGTGCGGTCGATGTCATAAAGAAGGCACCGAGGTCACGCAGACCTATGATATTCCACAAGACAGCATCCTGTCGCATTATTCACTGTCAATTCACGGAATAGGCCTTTTACAGCAGGGGTTAACCGTTACGGCGGTTTGTTCCGATTGTCATACGGCCCATAGTGTTTTACCCCATACTGATCCTCGATCTTCCATTCATCGCGATAGAATTGTAAAAACGTGCCTGCAATGCCACGGTCGTATTGAGCTGGTACATAAAAAATTTATTCAGGGCGAGTTGTGGGTAAAGGAACCAAACAAAGTTCCCGTATGTGTCGATTGCCATCAGCCTCATGAAATCAGGAAAGTGTTTTATGGTGAAGTGTCGAGTGCGGAATGTATGGAATGTCACTCAAATCCGGACCTCAAGATTATTCGTGACGGCGAGGAGATTTCATTATTTGTGGATTCGGATGAAGTTCATAACTCCGCTCATCGCTCAACCCGATGCGCTCAATGCCATACAGGTGTCAGCCCGAATTTGAAGCGATCATGCGAAACAGTAGTAACTAAAGTTGACTGTTCTATCTGCCATAGTGAAGCGGTTACCATTTATAGTATGAGCATCCATGGTACCCTGGCCGAGAGGGGCGATCAGGCAGCACCGTCTTGCGTGGATTGCCATGGAAAACATACCATTAAAAAGTATCAGAATCCCGAATCACCCACCTTTCCGACCAAAATTCCACAGTTATGCGGTCAGTGTCATGTCCGGGGAGGTTCGGCTGCGGTACGGCGCGAGCAACGCGGTGAACCGAGTATGGCTGACAGCTATACAATGAGTATCCACGGTAAGGGACTATTGGAGAGCGGTTTGGTCGTGACGGCCATGTGCACCGATTGCCATACCAATCATTTTGAATTACCCAAGGATGATCCGCGGTCAAGCGTTCATCATGATAACGTCGCGCAGACTTGCGCCAAATGCCATAAGGGGATTTATGAGCGATTCGTTAATAGTATTCATTCACCCAGCGCCAATGATACCGATAAACCTCTACCCAACTGCAGTCAATGTCATCAATCGCACAGCATTTCTCGTACCGATTCCGAAGGATTTATGCACCAGATAATCGGCCAATGCGGAAACTGTCACGCTGAAGTAACAGAAACATATTTCGATACCCATCATGGGAAGGTATCGCGTCTCGGTTATGATGCGGCGGCCCGCTGCCACGATTGTCACGGCTCGCATGATATTCTCCCGCCGGTCAATACCGAATCCCGATTATCTCGACAAAATATAGTGGAAACGTGCGGCCAGTGCCATGAAGGTTCGCATCGGAATTTTGCCGGATATCTCACTCATGCTACCCACCATGACCGGGATAAGTATCCGATTTTATTCTATACCTTTTGGGTTATGACGTTTTTACTGGTCGGAACGTTGATGCTGGCTGGAACTCATACGTTGATGTGGTTACCCCGGTCAATCAAGGCGATGAAAGAGCATAAGGAGATGATGGCTCGGGCACGCGGCCGACTTCATTACCGGCGGTTCAAGAGACTGCATAGCGTTCTGCACATCATGGTTATCGTCAGTTTTCTGGGATTGGCGGTCACCGGTATGGTGCTTAAGTTCTCTTACCTGGGATGGGCGCAATGGTTATCGAATGTTTTGGGTGGTTTTGACGCCACCAGCGTTATACATCGCTTATGTGCCATTATTACTTTCACCTATTTTGGAATTCATATTTTTGACTTTATCCGCGGAAAAGTCAAAAGCGGAAAATCATGGAAAGAAACTCTTTTCAGCTCCAACTCGATGATACCGAATAAAGATGATCTTAAGGATTTAATCGCGACGTTTAAATGGTTCCTTGGTAAGGGTCCCCGACCCGATTATGGCCGTTGGACGTACTGGGAAAAATTCGACTATTTTGCCGTTTTCTGGGGCGTGGCAATTATCGGTTCAACCGGACTTATTTTGTGGTTCCCGGAATTCTTCACGCTCTTTTTGCCGGGCTGGATTATCAATGTCGCGACGATTATTCATTCCGACGAGGCTCTCCTGGCAACGGCGTTTATCTTTACGATTCACTTCTTTAATACTCATTTCCGTCCGGATAAATTCCCGATGGATACGGTTATCTTTACCGGACGTATGACCGTCGAAGAACTGCGGTTGGAGCGGCCTCGGGAGTATCGGGAGCTTTTGGGGTCACGTAAATTCAAGAAAAGATTAACCCAGCCGTTACCGCCGGTATTGGTAAAAGCCGCGAAGGTATTTGGAAGCGTGGCCCTTTTCACCGGAATAACCCTGATTTTGCTGATAATTTACGCGGTTATCTTTGGATACCGGTAA
- a CDS encoding cytochrome b/b6 domain-containing protein, which yields MKIINTIKREINSFSNGVMKLFVYAVALLLMIFCAGSGHAQSVDDCMACHDDPDLTKDRDGSEISLYIKVNKFTNSIHADLECVGCHTDLDGFDDFPHDENLEMVDCGGCHDEEAELYQWHGRQKHEGKHDIPECKDCHGNHDILPSSEKKSRTNPLHLPETCGKCHENLDLVKKHDLVAGKAIGMYRSSVHGKATSRGVYLAATCNDCHSAGGSSHRILSPGSPDSPINHFNIPKTCGQCHRNVEYDYWEGIHGQLAARGETDSPVCTNCHGEHGIIDPRDPASNVSPARLAESTCSPCHESAFINEKYDIPSGRLHTWYDSYHGLKSKAGDLTVANCSSCHGAHRILPHTDSTSSIYSANLQETCGNCHPGISAEMATTPIHSTPGESRTPLASLIADIYVILIIVTIGIMLIHWAIDIRKQIFLMLQRKQIRRMSMNEVWQHTFLMASFIVLVVTGFALRYSEAFWVEWLFGWEGGFPLRGIIHRTAAVIFIITVIWHLIYLTTSRGRQFLRDIWPRMSDVREGFATVYYNLGIKKHKPAYNRFSYMEKAEYWALVWGTFVMIISGLFLWFDNFAVQLFPKGFLDVMLVLHYYEAWLAMLAIIVWHLYSTIFNPAVYPMNPAWLTGKMPEDVYRHEHPGDKDIEK from the coding sequence ATGAAAATCATCAATACTATTAAAAGAGAGATTAACAGTTTCTCAAACGGTGTGATGAAACTCTTCGTTTATGCAGTCGCATTACTCCTTATGATATTTTGTGCGGGTTCAGGACACGCTCAATCAGTCGATGATTGTATGGCGTGCCATGATGATCCTGATTTGACTAAGGATCGCGACGGAAGCGAAATTTCTCTTTATATTAAGGTGAATAAATTCACAAATTCTATTCATGCTGATTTGGAATGTGTTGGATGTCACACTGATCTCGATGGCTTTGACGATTTCCCCCACGATGAAAATCTTGAAATGGTCGATTGCGGCGGATGTCATGATGAGGAAGCGGAGCTTTATCAATGGCATGGTCGTCAAAAACATGAAGGTAAACATGATATTCCCGAATGCAAAGACTGCCATGGAAATCATGACATATTGCCCTCGTCTGAAAAAAAATCTCGTACTAATCCGCTTCATCTTCCGGAAACGTGTGGCAAGTGCCATGAAAATCTGGATCTGGTAAAAAAACATGATCTGGTTGCTGGAAAAGCCATTGGAATGTATAGAAGCAGCGTCCACGGCAAGGCAACTTCACGAGGAGTGTATCTGGCGGCAACCTGCAATGATTGCCATTCGGCGGGCGGATCGTCGCACCGAATTTTATCACCGGGAAGCCCCGATTCACCCATCAATCATTTTAACATCCCCAAAACATGCGGCCAATGCCATCGCAACGTCGAATACGATTATTGGGAAGGTATTCACGGTCAACTTGCGGCCCGGGGTGAAACAGACTCACCCGTCTGTACGAATTGTCACGGAGAACATGGAATCATCGATCCCCGGGACCCGGCTTCAAATGTAAGTCCAGCCCGCTTAGCCGAATCAACTTGTTCGCCCTGCCATGAATCGGCATTTATTAATGAGAAATATGATATTCCATCCGGTCGATTGCACACCTGGTATGATAGTTATCACGGCCTGAAGAGTAAAGCGGGCGATCTAACCGTCGCCAATTGTTCGTCTTGTCATGGGGCGCATCGCATTCTGCCTCATACGGATTCTACCTCATCGATTTATTCGGCAAATTTGCAGGAGACTTGCGGTAATTGCCATCCCGGTATTTCAGCGGAAATGGCCACTACCCCAATTCACTCCACTCCCGGTGAGTCCCGGACGCCTTTGGCGAGTCTGATCGCGGATATTTACGTAATTCTTATCATTGTTACGATAGGAATCATGCTCATTCACTGGGCGATTGATATCCGCAAGCAGATTTTCCTAATGCTTCAAAGAAAGCAGATCAGACGCATGAGTATGAATGAAGTCTGGCAACATACTTTTCTGATGGCCAGTTTTATCGTCCTGGTAGTTACTGGTTTTGCTTTACGTTACTCGGAAGCGTTTTGGGTTGAGTGGTTATTTGGCTGGGAAGGCGGTTTTCCCCTACGCGGCATCATTCACAGGACGGCAGCGGTTATTTTTATAATTACCGTGATCTGGCATTTGATTTATCTAACTACCTCTCGGGGTAGACAGTTCCTCCGGGATATTTGGCCCCGGATGAGCGATGTCCGAGAAGGGTTCGCGACGGTTTATTATAATCTCGGCATAAAGAAACACAAACCTGCCTACAATCGCTTTAGCTATATGGAAAAGGCTGAATACTGGGCCCTGGTTTGGGGGACCTTTGTGATGATTATCAGCGGGCTTTTCCTTTGGTTTGACAATTTTGCCGTTCAGTTGTTTCCCAAAGGATTTCTTGATGTAATGCTCGTTCTACACTATTATGAGGCTTGGCTGGCGATGCTTGCCATAATCGTGTGGCATCTGTATTCAACGATCTTCAATCCGGCAGTGTATCCGATGAATCCGGCGTGGCTTACCGGAAAGATGCCGGAGGATGTGTATCGCCATGAACATCCGGGCGATAAGGATATTGAAAAGTAA
- a CDS encoding prepilin-type N-terminal cleavage/methylation domain-containing protein, with product MSILFRQNGYSLIELIVVIVIIGILASVAMNTLDGVEDVSRFEETRVEMDLLAYAIAGNPELVSGGVRTDYGYIGDIGALPQDWDALVTNPGYITWKGPYITDEFSTGAGNIYFKLDAWGAAYSNPNNIQFISTGNGQAITRQLAKSVRDLFYNQVYLTLTDYDLTPPGIDNVDSAKILLTYPDGVGGLTTKSKNPTANGLVVFDSVPIGIHRLGTIIIPNNDTLIRKVNINPGQDYYADIQYYEDIWGSGGGTAFQLELVSGSDSLTSANCFKLTFWIVNNTGSPITISSFDLSWTGPDGYYKKADWNSINVRNGNPALGNGDAVVFSSAQTINPGQSLPISVEQFHRNSNGGGPPVDMTGSQFTVEFSDGSTITFTVATCDG from the coding sequence ATGTCTATTTTATTCCGGCAAAACGGATACTCGTTGATTGAATTGATTGTCGTTATCGTCATTATCGGGATTCTTGCTTCGGTGGCAATGAATACTCTGGACGGTGTTGAGGACGTGTCTCGATTTGAGGAAACTCGAGTAGAGATGGATCTTCTCGCTTATGCTATCGCCGGTAATCCGGAACTGGTTTCCGGAGGCGTCAGGACAGATTACGGGTATATCGGCGACATCGGCGCCTTACCGCAGGACTGGGACGCGCTGGTAACCAATCCCGGATATATTACCTGGAAAGGCCCGTATATCACCGACGAATTTTCGACCGGGGCAGGCAATATCTATTTCAAACTCGATGCCTGGGGTGCGGCTTACTCCAATCCCAACAACATTCAATTTATATCAACCGGTAATGGTCAGGCAATCACCCGGCAACTGGCAAAATCAGTCAGAGATTTGTTTTATAATCAGGTATACCTGACTCTGACCGATTATGATTTGACCCCGCCGGGAATCGATAATGTTGATTCTGCCAAAATTCTTCTCACTTATCCTGACGGCGTTGGCGGTCTTACAACGAAAAGTAAAAATCCGACGGCTAACGGTTTGGTCGTATTTGATTCGGTACCGATTGGCATTCACCGCTTGGGGACGATTATAATTCCCAACAATGATACCCTGATTAGAAAGGTTAATATCAATCCGGGGCAGGATTATTATGCCGATATTCAATACTATGAGGATATCTGGGGCAGCGGAGGTGGCACTGCATTTCAATTGGAATTGGTTTCCGGTTCGGATTCATTGACTTCCGCCAACTGCTTTAAGCTGACTTTCTGGATTGTCAACAATACCGGTTCACCGATTACTATATCTTCATTTGACTTATCCTGGACCGGCCCCGACGGGTATTACAAAAAGGCTGACTGGAACAGCATCAATGTCCGCAATGGAAATCCGGCCCTGGGTAATGGCGATGCGGTCGTATTTTCGTCCGCTCAGACAATAAATCCGGGTCAATCATTGCCGATTTCGGTTGAGCAGTTTCATCGCAACTCAAACGGCGGCGGGCCGCCGGTCGATATGACCGGCTCTCAATTCACGGTTGAATTTTCCGACGGATCAACAATCACGTTTACGGTGGCAACATGCGACGGATAA
- a CDS encoding prepilin-type N-terminal cleavage/methylation domain-containing protein codes for MRRINFKQTGFTLIEVLMVVIVIGIVAAVAIQSMTVSVDDARRAATMREIEMLADAIVGNSEISQNGHRSDFGYVGDIGAFPPNLQALYENPGGYATWNGPYISPGFIQDSLGFKFDEWGDAYIYGSGVSISSSGNGNPINKRIARAISDYLLNSFTGYINDDSGDDPDSALTNSVEILITIPNGVGGTVTKLYYPDTTGTFVLDSLPVGTHQLRIIYSPVSDTLIKFITIFPRHKTPQSFRFSANYFTAIEKFKEWGVSWHA; via the coding sequence ATGCGACGGATAAACTTCAAACAGACCGGATTTACTCTTATTGAAGTATTGATGGTAGTGATCGTCATCGGCATTGTTGCGGCGGTGGCGATTCAATCTATGACGGTTTCGGTCGATGATGCCCGGCGGGCCGCGACAATGAGAGAAATTGAAATGCTGGCGGATGCCATTGTCGGCAACTCGGAGATTTCACAAAACGGCCATCGGTCTGATTTTGGATATGTCGGCGACATCGGCGCTTTTCCCCCGAATTTGCAGGCATTGTATGAAAATCCCGGCGGATACGCAACTTGGAATGGCCCGTATATAAGCCCCGGATTTATTCAGGATAGCCTCGGATTTAAATTTGATGAATGGGGTGATGCATATATTTATGGCAGCGGAGTAAGCATATCTTCATCCGGAAATGGCAATCCCATAAATAAAAGAATTGCCCGCGCGATTTCGGACTATCTACTTAACAGCTTCACGGGCTATATCAATGATGACTCCGGCGATGATCCCGACAGCGCTTTGACCAATTCGGTTGAAATCCTGATTACAATTCCCAATGGCGTCGGCGGAACAGTTACAAAATTATATTACCCCGACACAACCGGAACCTTTGTGCTGGATTCATTACCGGTTGGGACGCATCAGTTGAGAATAATTTATTCACCCGTTTCAGATACTCTTATCAAATTTATCACTATTTTCCCCCGGCATAAAACACCTCAGTCGTTTAGATTTTCGGCAAATTATTTCACGGCAATTGAAAAGTTCAAAGAATGGGGCGTGTCGTGGCATGCTTAG
- a CDS encoding prepilin-type N-terminal cleavage/methylation domain-containing protein — translation MACLDNNKGFTLIELVAVIIIVGILAAIAAQKIGSVAENIKAEETMLEMEILAHAIVGNELLYDNGVRSDFGYVGDIGAFPPNLDALTSNPGYGTWNGPYIKNSFEQLSSDFKQDSWQVDYILSGTQITSSGSGNNIVKYICGSVDGILYNNVEGNIFDLDGTPPGDSLNAFISIRLTFPNGAGGYSTLSKTPDKGGYFQFDSIPIGNHTLEIIYSPSGDMLRHLVSVTPGSNLYEQNFLTANEW, via the coding sequence GTGGCATGCTTAGATAATAACAAAGGATTCACGCTGATCGAACTGGTGGCTGTGATAATAATCGTTGGAATTCTTGCGGCGATCGCCGCTCAGAAAATCGGCTCGGTCGCGGAAAATATCAAAGCGGAAGAAACTATGTTGGAAATGGAAATCCTCGCCCATGCCATTGTCGGAAACGAACTGTTATATGATAACGGAGTGCGCTCGGATTTTGGATATGTCGGAGATATCGGAGCTTTTCCGCCCAACCTTGATGCCCTAACATCAAATCCCGGATACGGTACCTGGAACGGGCCGTACATAAAAAACAGTTTTGAACAATTATCGAGCGACTTTAAACAGGACTCCTGGCAGGTCGATTATATTCTGAGCGGAACTCAGATAACCTCAAGCGGTTCCGGAAACAATATTGTCAAATACATTTGCGGGTCGGTCGATGGAATTTTGTACAATAATGTTGAAGGAAATATTTTCGACCTCGACGGCACCCCTCCCGGCGATTCGCTTAATGCTTTTATATCTATTAGATTGACGTTCCCCAACGGCGCCGGAGGTTATTCGACTCTATCGAAAACTCCGGATAAGGGAGGCTATTTTCAATTTGATTCAATTCCGATAGGTAATCACACTCTTGAGATAATCTATTCACCGAGTGGTGATATGTTGCGGCATCTCGTTTCAGTTACACCCGGTTCAAATTTATATGAGCAGAATTTTCTGACGGCTAATGAATGGTAA
- a CDS encoding prepilin-type N-terminal cleavage/methylation domain-containing protein, whose protein sequence is MKKTTQKIIGDSNGFTLIEIVMVIIILGILAGVATMQFGSNIDNARFEATKSEMNALVYAIVGNQQITSKGARSEFGFVGDVGNLPPNLDALYFNPGYATWNGPYMDGSSLASIKADEWGADYIFQDTLIRSVGSGQNIDKVFAVSTASLISNRFDGRIVDASGNRPSASYLDSVLIRLYYPDGIGGIVSPFTNPDTKGQFNFTGIPIGMHTLEIIYLPENDTLSHSVTINPGRDASIDIVFPADLW, encoded by the coding sequence ATGAAGAAGACAACTCAAAAAATAATCGGCGATAGTAACGGCTTCACTCTGATAGAGATCGTAATGGTCATAATCATTCTCGGAATCCTGGCCGGAGTGGCTACTATGCAATTCGGATCAAATATTGATAATGCCAGGTTTGAGGCGACTAAGTCCGAAATGAACGCGTTGGTTTACGCCATCGTTGGAAATCAACAGATTACCTCAAAGGGTGCGCGATCTGAATTTGGATTTGTCGGAGACGTTGGCAATCTTCCTCCTAATCTTGACGCTCTTTATTTCAATCCGGGCTATGCCACCTGGAATGGACCCTATATGGACGGCTCTTCTCTGGCGAGTATCAAAGCCGATGAATGGGGCGCTGATTATATTTTTCAGGACACTTTGATCCGTTCGGTCGGGTCGGGGCAAAATATCGATAAAGTTTTTGCCGTTAGTACCGCATCCCTAATATCCAATAGATTTGACGGCCGGATAGTTGATGCCAGCGGCAATCGCCCGTCGGCGTCATATTTGGACTCGGTTTTGATTCGTCTTTATTATCCGGACGGGATCGGAGGAATCGTCTCACCATTTACAAATCCTGATACAAAAGGCCAATTTAATTTTACGGGAATCCCTATCGGGATGCATACACTTGAAATTATCTATTTACCCGAAAATGATACTTTAAGCCATTCAGTTACTATAAATCCCGGACGCGATGCCAGTATTGATATAGTCTTCCCCGCTGATTTGTGGTAA
- a CDS encoding dockerin type I domain-containing protein: MSKKLYLSGLMLLIIVFFGSGSLVFAQSDTCDAQLPGDANSDGIRDIVDLYYLKDFLCASGPAPEPLANGDANGDCSIDWVDLEYIYRHVNFGTPFTLECTCVSPTIGDCPDTCASQLIGDVDNDGILHFTDASTLFAFLHIGGPLPGPNADVNGDCIINIDDYNCLISYFPFACTQIFCTCAFPEIEYMSDSCNVQMPGDVDNNGQITIWDADYLIKYLNQTGPPPAIMANADPNGDCVKDSLDIIRIIGYMFKCKKEAKCGYTPVECTCQQPELGEYFQDPCFGELPGDANSDGNHDIGDAVYIINHVFKNGPAPVPYDGLNGDANCDCKVDVGDAVYMIAHIFKDGPGPCDCAEWSAGCDGSWIPIEWFMGQ, translated from the coding sequence ATGTCAAAGAAGCTGTATTTATCGGGCCTCATGTTATTAATCATCGTTTTTTTTGGGAGTGGAAGTTTAGTCTTTGCTCAATCCGATACCTGCGATGCCCAATTACCGGGTGATGCCAATAGTGATGGAATTCGTGATATCGTAGATCTGTATTATCTGAAAGATTTTCTTTGTGCAAGTGGTCCGGCTCCGGAACCTCTGGCCAACGGAGACGCCAATGGAGATTGCTCTATCGACTGGGTGGATCTCGAATACATATATAGACATGTAAACTTTGGAACTCCGTTTACACTGGAATGTACTTGTGTTTCACCGACTATTGGCGATTGCCCGGATACCTGTGCCAGTCAACTTATTGGCGATGTTGATAATGATGGCATATTACATTTCACTGACGCTTCCACTTTATTTGCATTCTTGCATATTGGTGGCCCACTGCCTGGTCCAAATGCAGATGTCAATGGCGATTGCATTATCAACATTGATGACTATAATTGCCTGATTAGTTATTTTCCATTTGCCTGTACTCAAATATTTTGTACCTGCGCCTTTCCTGAAATTGAATATATGTCCGATTCCTGTAATGTTCAGATGCCAGGCGATGTTGACAACAACGGTCAAATCACTATCTGGGATGCGGATTATCTGATAAAATATTTAAACCAAACTGGCCCACCGCCCGCAATAATGGCCAATGCCGATCCAAACGGCGATTGTGTGAAAGACTCGCTGGATATTATTCGCATCATTGGCTACATGTTTAAATGCAAAAAAGAAGCGAAATGCGGATATACTCCGGTCGAATGCACTTGCCAACAACCTGAGTTGGGAGAGTATTTCCAGGACCCCTGTTTTGGCGAATTACCCGGCGATGCCAATTCAGACGGCAACCACGACATCGGCGATGCGGTTTATATTATCAACCACGTCTTCAAGAACGGTCCTGCTCCGGTTCCCTATGACGGTTTGAACGGCGACGCTAATTGCGACTGCAAGGTAGACGTTGGTGACGCAGTCTATATGATTGCCCACATTTTTAAAGATGGGCCGGGACCCTGTGATTGTGCGGAATGGAGTGCCGGGTGCGATGGAAGCTGGATTCCAATTGAATGGTTTATGGGGCAATAA